The Papilio machaon chromosome 2, ilPapMach1.1, whole genome shotgun sequence genome segment CTATTGCCGTACTCAGAATCGTTTAGTGATCGCTAAGTGAACCACTTATTGTAGGTTTGATACGAGAAATCTTCATTAAACATCTGTTTATGTATCATTAAATAACTTGAGTAGGATAGTTATTGCTTTTAACCGCTGTTTTGTAATTGATGTCGCAATATCGTGAATTTTCATCTTATACTAtcagataattatttatatagtataATTGGACCATCGCTTTAACGATCGAATGAATAGGCCTTCGCCGAGGCTGTGgtttgtcatattttattaaaggcCGGTTGTCCGCCGCCCACCGCCCGCTCGCGGCTCAAATCGTAGTTACGTAGTTCGCCATATAGCACATAACTGCTTTAAATTTGTGAACTCCAAACGATTTTTAATGTAGTTCGTATAATAGAATCAAAATTTCTTCGTGCAGGGTAAATCACTGAACTTGTGAAGGGGCTACGATTGTTATATGACGTAGCTATCTATCTGTGTAATGTATTTACTGTTAAGCGAATCCGCTTAGTTTAATTTCCTCTATGTTCAATATGTACTTGTCGATAATTGCTTATCGTCAGTACAATTTAGGTacacttatattttaatacattttccgATCGTATTCATGGTGACTTGTGATCCTATACATTATATGCTCGATTTtatgtattcaaaattatgacaacacacaaaataataaaagctatCTCTATTTATGGAACATGCCGTTTAAATGTAATGTTGACaaaattgttagtttttaaactaattaatttaagttgttcatattttaacgtaataatagaaaatcttGTATTCGCTATGACTTTCGAcgttagttaaaatataactctGTAATAATGTAACATCAGCAAGGAAGTTGATACATCAGAAGTTGAtgagattttataatttaacaatcaTATCATGTTATTGAAGGTGCTTTACGGAGAGAATTCTTGTTCGTTTCCAGAGGTTTTTAACACATTGTATAAATCTCATAATCAGTAgaactaatttaaatcaaaactgAGTGACACGACGATCTCATTAACTTCTGAATTAAgaaaagaacattttattccgcctgtattttaaatcatataaaatattactttaatgttcaatatttctttatttttgaacAGTACACAGTGTACATATTGGTAAATACGTTTACTTTACTCTTTGTACGTGCATTTTACTgtctcaataaaaaaaatgtttagaaaatgaagcatttttgttaaatacatatttgtttcTCGCAGTTTAAGAACCCATTATTTCTTCCCTCGAAAATATtgattagtaattaattatattttaatagttgtaCGTGTAATCGCTTGTAATacgtgatattaaaatatggcgtgtagaaataaaattcacaattgttttaaaaaattcaccCAATTTGTCCCCGatgtttaacaatatttatcatGGCAACGTCATTGTTATTTTAGATTCGgacttaattacaataaatggtattcaaaaatattcatccttattattttcgtaatatagagttaaaaaatttataacaaccTGCACTCGGAACCCACTGTTATTAGCAATTCAAGTTGTAGtctttggtttaaaaaaatactatgaaGAAATCCGGAAAAGTCTATTCTATTAATTGCGCAGGTTTTCCGATTACTCTCCTTCCAAGTAACACTGTGTTCATCTGCTCAGTAGTCAGTTAGCGCGTGACGTCATCACTACATCGGCAAAGGTATGCCACGAGTAATATAACCTGGATTTCTTAAGGAgtggtaattaattaaaaaataaaacgcacATAAGCTTttgaatacatatatttatcatttaaaatggtattcaatgtaaatagtggaatatttataagtaaaggaAAGCTAAgcatcttataaaaatatactttcaaATTGGACATCAAAGGGAATTGTGTCTTAAAGTTCAGAAAGAAACCATGCTTTGACTTGAATTAAAATCCaggtaaattaaaatcacaaagtaaataataggtatatatatttttaacatttctcaaattacttttataaatctatataaaaaaaactgatgtAGGCACTGAAACGAtttgaatcaataaaatatggaATGCAATTTTAAGACAcaactttgttatatttacgcaaataatatattttccaaACAGTCTTCGTAAATGTAATCTTTATCGACTTCAatcaattatgtttttttttttgatttttcaaaattttattttcataaaacgccacaaaaaaacaatacaatcttAATGTCTCATTTAATACTTCAAACatctaaaacaataaattaaacttctcATTTCTAAAATTGCGTAaagtttacattgaaaattacataatcttttattaaattatgttttctataagaaaatagtatttaacACGTCATATAATTGCACGGAATACATATTCCACGAATCTATTCAGAAGCAATAGCTTAAGTACTTAAACTTATAGCAAAAGTAGCAGAAACCAAATAAGACCCTAAACACAATAATCTAAAGCATCAACAACAATTATTGTGGGGTTTATAAATGCTGGTCCACTAACAGATATCCCTTTGTTAAAGAGCAAAAGGTTTATTAAACATGACAGAGGTTTATTGAAGCAATTGTTCAGCGCGTGGcaagattttacttttttaaattcgatttTAGCAATTTTATTAAGCTCAAATAACCTCAGCCTGTCTCGAAAATAcagaataaatgtaaaatctgCTCAAAATTGTatcactaataaatatttcaacaccTACCAACTTTTAGCTTTCGATAACAGAAAAATGACgtcaacaattaattaatttatttagataatttttttaaatggatgaTTTCTCTCACCACGAATCTTACTCTGAAGTTGGGTATAGACTACGCGCGATATGAAAGATGTCTAAGTTTTCTCATAGCTACGGACGTCTCACTCGTTAGAAATGCGTTTATCTGCAGCTAACTTCAGACACAAAGATTCAAGGTAAGCAATACAGAGTGTTAATGACGACCGAAGTCAGCAGTAACCAGTAAATGTTTGTGTTCGAATATAAGAGGGAATGAAGCACGTGTTTGTGTGCACGTGCCCTTGTTGAAGGTAAGGGTAATGGAGCATGTGCCCATATGTGGGGTAAGTAGGGTAAATGGGGCATGTATCCGTGTGGAAGGGAAGCAGGGGAGGGATATTAAGGCAGCGGCTTGTGTTCGGGTATGGTAGGGGAGGTGGCGCCACTGGCCGCGCGGCTCGCGTCACGCAGCGCCTCGTCGAAACTCTGAGTCGAGTTAGAACGAGACGCCACTTTGCCCTGTTGAAAAATCAAACATATGAATTTTGTACAACACAGGACATACTCAAGAACAAGTAAACAGTCTTCAATTATGTTACAGGGGAAGACCATAAGTAAATTGTGGATTTAAAAGTCCTATGCAAATGAATGAGGATCCTAGGATAGAATACTTTCATGAAAtgataattaaatcttatttccagatattaatattagacGAATATCAACCATTCCTTTGTAttttgacataaaaatttttaaaataaaatattagcagattattattaatttattgtaccaTTCTAACTAAGTTTTAGACATGTGCTAGCATTTGGTTTAAGGCACTAATCgaatggcgggatttgaaccctaGTCTTAGATTAGATGtgatattaatatgtaaaactataaaacaagGTAGATCAGTTGAAAAATACTTAACGTAATTATCAAAGTGACAGTGAGTATGGTATGGGTTATACCTTGACGTTCTCGTAGGCGGTGCCGACGCGCTCCTCGATGGAGCGGAAGGAGTCGGAGTTGCGCATTTGTCCGAGCTTGCTGGAGACGCCGGCCGTGATGCCGCCCAGGATGGACGTCGTCTTCTCGGCAGTCGATTTTATCACAGATTCAGTTTTTTGGTATCTATAGATCGatgcatataaataataataattaatccctattcataaacaaatctatatataaaagaaagtcgtgttaattacaaaatttataactcaagatcggtctaACTGAttaagctgaaaattgatggggacatgggaactttttatcttacgtgcatttttttattccgcgcggacgaagtcgcgggtaaaagctagtacgaGATAAAAATCTTCTTCGACTGTATTTGAAATACCTAGTGCAAAGGATATcgtttttattcttttcaataattttcgtttcaatatgttttattggtattttatttagtatataaaCGATGGCATTTAGTATGAACATAAAATCGTGCAGATAGTTGGAAGCAGTACTCGGGTGGCCAGGATTTTATTCTCAGCTAAGTTATCAGACACGTTTCAAcgttaagtatataatatacagttgtatgtatgtagataTGTGTATGTTCATATAGATTGAACTGAATAGTAACAGCTGAGCTGAGATATAgatgaatgataaaaaaaatataaaagttagtaTATGTTTTGGGTGTAGATTTTAAtgatagttattattattattatttttagttaaaatcaTGCGACAAacacataatttatatttatatacaaatatttaaattaaaaacaaaattttgatacaatgttacaaaaaaaaaagttatgtgtGTGGCTATCTTACACATTATAGTCAAGGCAATAAATAGATCAAGTAGTTTAAGCGATAACTGATAATAACTTGTCCAAAAATCGTTGACGGCCGGAAAAGAAAATGGacgattaaatttttattccaatCGTAACCTAATAATGTCAAGGTTAAGAAAGATTGTTTCGAATTAATATTTCCTCTACTATTTTCCTCTTATCAAAGGCCAATTAATTCTGGCTAATAAATTTCGtgcttgtaaaatatattttataagaacaaGGAAATATTGGGTTAAGCTGTAAAGTGTGGTTAGCGATGCAATCGGATACGACGCACGATTCGATCCAGTTCCCGTTCCAAACAAGacattagtataaaaaaactcGTTGTGCACGGAACGTTCCATAAAAAAAGATACTGAAATAGTGTTGGTGCTTTAACTCTTTTGGATAAATTTTTGTCTATTGATCTTATTAAGTTTGTctatttcaaaagaaatacaaagaaatagtGGAACTTTCAGCAATAATAATTCAagggtgatttttttttaatataaactaagttacaagtaataaaattcattaacgTAACAAATTTCTTACATTGCATAAAATTGTAACAGAtggataaaaatacatattgtgtCTAGACTTAGTTAAAATAGGTCGACCAGTAATATTGGGTTTTATCGACAGCACTCATGAATTGTTACGTCACAATACTACAATGTTAAGATTGCCACATATCACTGAATCACCAACTATATCCACCAAATAACTTTTATCGTAATCGGCGATATGGGATGAGCAAAATAATATGTTCAGAACTGCGTTTGCGCAGGTATTTTGGTAAAATTTTTTACACCGCCACCGATGTTTTTACTACGCCTAGAATAATTGAAGCTATATATGTGTAACTACTTTCTTTTGGGTtagaacaatttatttaaataatttaaaaccacACTAATCGTGCAAGcggtaagattttttaagtatattagcaataataaatataatagcaTAGTGTAACCGTACTTACATTGGTGCTTCCGTCACAGCCTGCGTAAGCGCAGCGACTCGTGTTTCAATGGTTTGATAGCTGTTATGTAACAAACCAAAtgaaaaatcaaatcaaaCGAAACAAATACAACGCAACCCGAAAAGCTCAAGCGAATCATACAGCAAGCAAAGTGGTAAAAAAATCTGTCTTACTAAATAACTCTATATAATGTTCTAACCCACGAGAAATATTCATTCACCTAATTAACAGTGCATATGACAATGTGACCGTAATATTGCATGAGTGTTACTTACACTTGGCTTTcctttacatttttcaaacCCTGATTGACGTCCTCGGTGATCTCCTTCCACACAGTAATGCCAAGTTTCCTCTTCAACTCTGAGCTCTGACGAATCTGGAATGGAATAACATAACTGTTGCATTCCTTCGTATATTATTCCCTTCTTTATTCCTTTCTTTCCAAGACGGGAAGAATTTTGGGGTTACAAGACATACTATTAAAGTAGATAACTGTAGATCTATCCTGTATTTCGTTCAGCAATTAATGATGATGACAAGGAAAAGTTATTTCCATCTCCTTCTCCAACGTGCTATTAaacaacataacatttttgttactaaGAAATTCTTAAGTGGCGGTATCGTGGATCGAAATCAGGTTGTTGGCATACGGGCAAGTCAAGCGAGCGCTCGGACATTGAACTGCCGCGATCGTGTATATAagttgtattataataatatgtaacaaacaatttttaaattgaagtaaAGACCGTTTCATTCCTCAAAATGAACATCAGGATATCAAAATACTCTAACGAGAAAACTTCAAATGGTATCTCTCCTATTTTTCCAAAACTGTCAAAGTGTTTAGGTTACAGGTCAGAAACGGTGACTGTACGGGGCCTACCTTGCTCTGCAGCACGGTGCGTAGCGTGGCGATCTCGTCTTCGACGCGGGCCAGCTCGTGGCTCCACTCGGCTCGAAGCTGCTCCACCTGCTCGGGCGATAAGCCCGCCAGCTCGTCTGGCGTTTGCGCAtcgccgccgcccgcgcccgcaCCCGCGCCTGGCATCGCTTCCTCAGCTAATCACCAAACAGACAAATCACTCAATTCTTTTGCTCATGTCATTTGCAAACGGAATCGATGCTAAAGTTTAGGTAAATAATTCCAAAACtgatttgtaataaatttgctTCGAACACTACGTGCTATCAAAACACAATCCTTGTGAAACTCGAAGCAAATAGGTAAGgttttttagtataaattacCTCCATCAATTCAATTGTACGGTGTCCGGATGTACGTATATGTGGAAGCTTTCCATTGCAGAGTTAGTTGAATAGGAAATTTTAACctcatctttattttttctgcattatttttaattacatataatattatggtCATTGGAATGTAtgtaacatctatatatataaaagaaagttgtgttagttacgccatttataactcaagaacggctgaatggatttgactgaaaattggtgggcagttagcttagaaccaggaataggacataggataatttttacccggttttctttttttttttattccgcgcggacggagtcgcgggaaaaagctagttaaatatattataacatttacgtAAGGTGAAAGTCTAActtaaaaagatttaacttGCGAATTAGTTTGACGTTACTGCCCGCATTTACCAAACAACTAATGGTCATTAGAGtgcaaaaaaaactagtaCAGTTAAGATTTCACTGAACAATGTCGTAAtggttttaaatgttttacattcaCAATTGTAAATGTGATGAAATcgtataagatttttttatttattaatatttcttttgaacATGGTACACGGACTCTATATGAATGGCGGATAAGGATAGAAAGATGATGagaacatttctttttttagcGATCGGTCTAAGTTTAACCCCTATGCCTCCTACGCGCAACTTTAACAAACAATCTTAAACTTGTTCTGGAACCAGATTTATTCCAACCTTAACCAGCTCAAAGTTCAACTTGGTTTTAGccgtttttaacatttaataaagaagataaaaaatatatttaaaacagaataaaataaaacatgaatttaatattccgGTTATTTCGGTTTCGCATTCGGAGTATTAACAGTAATAATGTTAAGGTACAGTCTTGTAAAAAATGCGttacaaaaatactattagattatattaaaaatattactcaaacaaatgaataaaagCAGAATTAATGAACGcttgttttatgaaaatgaaagCTCTTTTCGGTCCGTTAAGTTTGTATAATGAAgtttacatttgtataaataacagGAGTAAAAGTAACGACTACTTAAAATATCTCACTAAAATTTTTAGCTACTTTATCAaagaaattctaaattatattgcaGATAAAGAatctattttaagtaattattaaaagcaCATGCTTTTGTAATGTTTATCTGTGATAAATATTACTCATGGTGggcttaattataaaattttgaaaaatcacaaaatagGTGATGATTAATGTATCTAGATCACCTTGTTAATCCCTATGCGATAAACAGCGTTCGGCGATAAAGTTGTAAAAaccttatcttactaatattataaatacaaatatttggatagatggattgatgtctgttcgaaggtatctccaaaacagaTCattagatcttgatgaaattttgcatagatgtagaacatagtctggacgaacgcataggctactaattaagttttttaatttcgtgcggATGGAGTCGGTGGCGACAGCTATTGTCCATAAATCAGTCAgaatagaaaatgttatcGCACATAATTTGTGATTATGCCTGTCGCGTCATACTATTTCGCTATAATTCAATAGATATACAACTGGCCGGAAGTTGTGTAAACGCGTTTATACAACAATTACACGTAGTGATCACTTGAAATGTTACGTCCGTCACGTTACGTATATGTAGTCAATATTTACTTGTTGGAATATTCCTTCTGTACGGATTGtggatttttttcatataatactacttatttatttaaaaaaaaaaattaaatgtcaattaACAATTGCAACCGTCGTCTTCAACAGGTCGATGTCCGTTGACACAATCacagatattttataattgcagTTCAAGCGACTAGTAGcaaattatattcatacttTTTATCAATGAAGGGCAATAATACTTGACCtcaatataatacaaatatgaaataacatCTATGTACTCTGCGGAATCTGTTAACTACACAATATACACAATACACAAGCTAATGCATGTTAAAAAATTGGACTATCAGGCTTAGGAAATATTTGGTAACAATATTCATGCATCACAAAGTAATAATGATTACTTAATTGGAacattaattgaagcatcaaATCGTACATGTGCAGTCCACTAATGAATCCAGCCCACTTGTAGTACTAATTTGTAAGATTTCTGACTACCAAATGCGTTgactttttctttaataccCAGATTCAAATACTTTTATCCGTCGAGCAATAGCTTTATTTACGAAAATTCTGTCTTATGACCAAATCGAAGACACCAAGGACAGAGGCAAATagaaaagagtaaaaaaaaaagctgaCCCCTCCAACATATCGAATACCAGCTAGGAAGAAATACCACTGTCTAAAACCAACTATCGTTGCATAAAGTCGTATGAGTTCCAAACAAACTACGATGTTATGCGGAGCgaataattagtatataacGTGTTccgtttatttattcaaaatggtatttcttataaatatagcaTTTAAAAGGATGTTTCTAAAACTTGCTATGCAATTTTTCATATCacctgttttaaataaaataactttggtACGATAACAATGGCGACCACATTAAACTAttcaaataacttaaaacatctgttaaaattgtataccATTATCCATATGTGTTACGAACCTCCAGGCGTGATGCCCAGAAACTTTTTGTAGTTTGTGTGACTGGAAACTTTCGCGAGATACGGTTTGGAGAGGTCTTGGAAGGTAACGCGCACTTCACGAATCTTTTTCCTAAATATTCGGAGTCGTCTACGACGATTGTCCATGTAGAACTCTGTCTCGATGCAGAGCGCGGAGTCGGCGAGGTCGGGTAGCGCGCGCCAGTCCTCCTCGGCTTCGGTGTCACGCGGCCAGCTCGTCAGCTCCTCCAGCTCGTCTAGCTCATCTACCGCCACATCGAAACTGGGCGTCGAGTCGTCGTCTGGCGGCACGAAATACGGATCTTCCATGTACTCCAAGCTCGCGGGCTCCGCGCTTACCTCACGGGTGTTTGCCATCTCACTATCTTCCTCTCCTGCCGCGAATAACCATCATATTTTCGATAGCAGAAGAGCAACGACTAGAATATGTCCACAGATGTCTTTTAATACACATTGGCGATgttgaaatatcaaataaaacgtgtaacaataaaatttaaagaatcgATTCGACCAGTATGTTCACAGCCTACATGGTTCTATCACAGATAAAAAACACTCggcaaaattcaaaaaaattcaCAGCGCTGGCAATATGTCCGTGTTCCGGCTCCTCGCCACGTCGGAGCTCGTTAGCACGACCGGCCGCGTCCGTCTCGCGCCACTGCCTGACTGCTCCTATTCGCCACTTTCACCGACGACCACGCGAGCTACGATCTGGCTATTTTATATGATCTTGACCTCCAAACGAATTTGTCGCTTATTcggaataattgaaataaaatttagctaACGTGAGCGAGAGTAAAGTACTGTCAAATACAGACATCCGAGCGCTCGACGCCAACTATCAAAACGAGTCCAAAAAGCGTACTCACCTTGTATTGCAAAAGTTTATTGACAGTGGTCCGGCCTGTGGCGAGTGAGCGGCGGCTGCGCGGACGCTGGAGCGCGGCACAACCGACTTACGTCATTTTTTACTTGTCGACACGAAACGTAAAAACGCTTATTGCCAAACTATGAGTCACACCGATTTTACTTTACGAAATCAGAGATAGACCTCATGCAATCCAGTGAATACTTTTGTTACTAGTTACTACATTGTTTCAGAATATTccataatcaaaataatgttgaaaatatacCTCTTTACCAGTAGGCTTCCTTTATGTATTTAGCATGTAGAACCAAAACTTTTGTTTAATGCTAAAAAACCAAGAAAAAGCCCAACAACATAGCAcctatttctttataaaaggTCTCAAacctttaaaattgttaataagtCTAACACtttcattttatgaaaaagaatCCAAGGCTCTGTACAGCGATATTGGAAATCATACTGCATATTATGtctaataatttacatttgaatgatgctataataataaaagtacactTCTTTTAACAAAGAAATGGAATGAATAactgaataaataacaaagaatgGTGATGGATGTGCAATGGTAGAGGTATGGTGGGAATGTGACATCTTTGTGATAATAAATGGGAAATCCAACACTATAGGATGACCACAGGCTTATAGAAAAATGTGAAGAAAATTTGCAGCTTATTTCCTAAACATTATGATTTTGCatcattgttaaaataaatataaatgtaatgtaaattttgaataaattacagaagtgcaataaaatgtgttttgtaAGTGACCTGACTCAAGTTTTCAAAAGTGTTGAATTATTAGACATTACAATACcatgaaaaatttacattggttcaattattcaaattgaattttattttgtaatgtaaatgcagttgcaacaaaaaatactaattgaacaaaaaattataactttagtatttcaatattatattaggcGTCGCCAGCAACTCCATCcgtgcagaatttaaaaaaaacttgataaatatCCTATCCAATGTATACTTCCAGACAGAgttctacatatatacaaaatgtCCAGATCCATGCAACCAAtctagagataccttttacaaacatccatccatccaaatttacaatatttgtaagaagtgagataacattattaaatatatttcatatttggTTTTGTTCCTATATCAAATTTAGTGGAAATATGTAATTCAAATGCATATTTCATCTACAAAGaagcaaa includes the following:
- the LOC106717639 gene encoding tumor protein D52 isoform X2, with translation MANTREVSAEPASLEYMEDPYFVPPDDDSTPSFDVAVDELDELEELTSWPRDTEAEEDWRALPDLADSALCIETEFYMDNRRRRLRIFRKKIREVRVTFQDLSKPYLAKVSSHTNYKKFLGITPGAEEAMPGAGAGAGGGDAQTPDELAGLSPEQVEQLRAEWSHELARVEDEIATLRTVLQSKIRQSSELKRKLGITVWKEITEDVNQGLKNVKESQVYQKTESVIKSTAEKTTSILGGITAGVSSKLGQMRNSDSFRSIEERVGTAYENVKGKVASRSNSTQSFDEALRDASRAASGATSPTIPEHKPLP
- the LOC106717639 gene encoding tumor protein D54 isoform X1, producing MANTREVSAEPASLEYMEDPYFVPPDDDSTPSFDVAVDELDELEELTSWPRDTEAEEDWRALPDLADSALCIETEFYMDNRRRRLRIFRKKIREVRVTFQDLSKPYLAKVSSHTNYKKFLGITPGAEEAMPGAGAGAGGGDAQTPDELAGLSPEQVEQLRAEWSHELARVEDEIATLRTVLQSKIRQSSELKRKLGITVWKEITEDVNQGLKNVKESQVYQTIETRVAALTQAVTEAPIYQKTESVIKSTAEKTTSILGGITAGVSSKLGQMRNSDSFRSIEERVGTAYENVKGKVASRSNSTQSFDEALRDASRAASGATSPTIPEHKPLP
- the LOC106717639 gene encoding tumor protein D54 isoform X3, producing MSGVQTAEEAMPGAGAGAGGGDAQTPDELAGLSPEQVEQLRAEWSHELARVEDEIATLRTVLQSKIRQSSELKRKLGITVWKEITEDVNQGLKNVKESQVYQTIETRVAALTQAVTEAPIYQKTESVIKSTAEKTTSILGGITAGVSSKLGQMRNSDSFRSIEERVGTAYENVKGKVASRSNSTQSFDEALRDASRAASGATSPTIPEHKPLP
- the LOC106717639 gene encoding tumor protein D54 isoform X4, producing the protein MPGAGAGAGGGDAQTPDELAGLSPEQVEQLRAEWSHELARVEDEIATLRTVLQSKIRQSSELKRKLGITVWKEITEDVNQGLKNVKESQVYQTIETRVAALTQAVTEAPIYQKTESVIKSTAEKTTSILGGITAGVSSKLGQMRNSDSFRSIEERVGTAYENVKGKVASRSNSTQSFDEALRDASRAASGATSPTIPEHKPLP